In the Granulosicoccus antarcticus IMCC3135 genome, AGCTAGTCTGATCCGCTCGTTGATAGAGCCAGGGGCTTTGGGCGCAACCTCCGCTGGGGCCGGCTTGGCATCGGATCCTTCAACGTTGGAAGGGTTGCGCGGCAAGGGGCTGAAAGGGGTCTCCAATCAGGCGACTCAAGGTGGCAAACAGCAAGCAGGGCGAGCCGTCGCTGCCAATGATAATGGTAGTACCAGCAGTACAAGAATCGTGGCCGATGCGCTGAGCAACTCTGTGATCATCCGTGATCGTGCCGATCGCATGGGAAGTTATGAAGAGCTGATCCGATCCCTTGACAAAGAGCCCAAGATGATCGAAATCGAGGCAACCATTATCGACCTTGATACCGACAAGTTACGGGAGTTGGGCATCAACTGGCGCTCGCAAGGTAGCGATGGTGAGGCCTTGGTGAGCGACGGTACGCTGACCGATCAATTCTTGCAGTCTGATGCTACAGGCGCTGGAGGTTTTATCTCTCTGGTGTTGGGTAGTCAGCAGCAGTTTATCGCCCGCATCAAGGCATTGGAGACGCAGGGTGCCGCACGCATCGTCTCCAAGCCACACGTCATGACGCTATCCAATGTAGAAGCGCTGCTTGACACTACGTCGACCTTCTTTGTCAGAGTCGAGGGTCAGGAGGAGGTTGACTTATTTGATGTTTCGGTCGGTACTACTTTGCGTGTGACGCCTCATGTGTACGAACGTGATGGCCGTAGCCAGATCAAGCTACGAGTCAATATTCAGGATGGTTCGACCTCAGATCAAGAAGTTGACCGCATCCCGGTGGTAGAAAATTCGACCATCACAACTCAGGCTATCGTTGATGTCGGTCAGAGTCTGTTGATCGGCGGGTTGGTTCGCGAGTCGAAGTCCAATGGCACCTCGCGAGTACCGGTACTAGGCAGTATTCCCATACTGGGTGCGCTGTTTCGTTCCCAGACTAAATCCAGTACGCGCAAGGAGCGCATGTTCCTCATCACGCCGCGCGTCACTAATTCGGATTTTGCCGGCAAGCGCTACGAAGCGCCGATTTTCTCCGGTAATGAGGCCGATATCATTCAGTCGGCGCCTGCCCGTCTGGACGTAACCCGGAAAGCATTAAGTCAGCTTGATGAGGTTTATCCGGCGCAATCGGTGCTGCCGCGAGGAAGCGAGCTTGCCACCGATAATGCAGTACGAGCCGACAAGTTCTATCCAGTGTTACAGCCAGGCGTCGAACAAGCACCTGCAGCCGTACCTGCTCAGCCACGTACCTTGCGCGATCGATTACCGCCAAGGCAAGACACGGTTGAAGCGGAAGAGGGTATGCAAAAGGTTGCACTGCAAGATGATATTCAGCTACCGGCACAATCGGCGCCAGCCATCGAAACAACGGCCGAGTTGATTGAAAACGGGGGGGATGACGGTTGGCAAATCGTACCCTCGGTACCAACCGTAAAAATACAATCCAGCGGTTCTGCCGCTACCATTTCAAAAGCTTCGCCATCGACCAAGCGGTCAGTGCCGGTAGACGATGACGGCTGGCAGGAAGTCACTCAATGAACGCTGTGGTGGAGCCAACTCTGGAGCGGCAGAAGGACGCGGTGTTGGCCACAACGCCGGACTCCCCTGCTGCTGCAACCACTGCGATTATGGATAATCTTCGTGGCAAGCTCACCATTTTGAATGGTGCTCAGCAAGGTGCTGTGGAATGGTTGACGCAAGGAAACCCGCTATCACTGGGGTGCAGTCTCGACAACGATATCGTTCTGCGTAATCGTACGGTCGAGCAGTTGCATGCAAGCCTGTTGCTGTCTCCCGAGAATATGACTATTCGCTGTCTGGGAGGGATCGTGGTCGTCAATGGCATCTCTTTAAATGTTGGCGAAAGCATGCCTTTGACAGGTAGTGGAATAGTACAGTTGGGTGAGATTTCGGTGAACGTCGAATGTGTGGCTGAACCTGCTTTGCAGGGTCATGCTGTGAAAGTCCCTGCACAGGAAGGCCTGGCTGAAGATGCGGATAATCAGGCGGCTTTTTTCATGCCTTCCATCGATGACTTGCCTGCGACGATAAATGCTCCGGAGGTCGAAGCGGCGGCAGAGGAAGTCGCGCTGGCTCCTCCGCCTCGTCATTTCCTGAGTCGAAAGAGCTCATGGCTGGTTATATGCTCGATGGTAGCGGGTGCATGGGTCGTTTGGCAGAGCGGTTTGTTCCGGCCCGTAGAGTCTGGTCTTTTTGAGCTGCAGCCGGCACTGGCGGAGTCATCTTTCTCTGGCCTGCAGGTAAGCCAGTTTGGCGCTGTGGCAACAGTCAGTGGTTTTCTGGAAACGGTGCAGGAATCAAGACAGCTTGATCAATGGCTTGATCAGACCGGGCTGAATATCAGTAATGAGGTTGTAGTGGGTGAGACTATGGCTGGGCAGGTACTTGATGTCTTCCGAGTCTATGGTATCGCCGCAGAAGTAGAGGTCAAGGAAGGCGGGCATGTCGTGGTTGCTACATCCCAGCCAGATAATATTGTGCTCGATGGTGTGGATGAAAGTATCAATAGTGATATGCCGGGAGTGGCCTCGCTGACTATCAACAATACACCACCGCTCATCAGTGAGCCTGTTACTGGAATCAAAATGGACCCTGGCAAGCGCGTGGCGATGGTGGTGTCGGATGAGCCTGCTTACATTGTGACTGAAGATCAATCACGTTATTTCGTTGGCTCTATCCTGCCTACCGGACATCGCATTGCCTCGATAAAAGAGGGCAAGGTGAACTTGGAAATAAATGGCGTCAGCTCTACTCTGGAATTTTGAAGTGACCGTATCTGGTTGGCAGTCTCTCAGTAGTTAATTATCAAGGACATAAAGAACATGAGCGAAATCACACCTACACAAGCAACGATGATGGTTGCCATGAACGATACCGATAAGACCAAGCGTAGTTCCAGCTGGTTCGAGGCGATGGCTGATGCCTGGGGAAAAGCACTTGATAAACAAGCTAACACCATCAGTGAAATGTCCAGTGAACTTGTCGACGGTATGGATAGTCCGCGACAAGTGTCAATGCTGACCGCTGAATCGCTGCGCATGCAGTTTCTGTCCAACAGCTCGCATACCGCAATTACGGCTGTTGGTTCTTCTCTGGAAACCATGGCTCGCAAGCAATAGCCCTTAATCACTGGAGTAGCAGATCATGGAAACCGGACT is a window encoding:
- the sctC gene encoding type III secretion system outer membrane ring subunit SctC, coding for MNALSSISRPLRTVFGSSLLSVLLLAPLANAADVPGLEKAVLINAREQPIDLFLGELFGQLGVPTRVSENVIGSVNGDFRKDARDVFKDISSSFQLSVYYDGAVAYIYPSNEIVHKVLYMPNSSAKAIERSARKLSLVDQYNTLSVADVGLVVTGAQRFVEQVEGLSEAIRKAKGTAAPAPVTHDTYRTFQLRYAWAADVSLDIGKSTVVVPGVASLIRSLIEPGALGATSAGAGLASDPSTLEGLRGKGLKGVSNQATQGGKQQAGRAVAANDNGSTSSTRIVADALSNSVIIRDRADRMGSYEELIRSLDKEPKMIEIEATIIDLDTDKLRELGINWRSQGSDGEALVSDGTLTDQFLQSDATGAGGFISLVLGSQQQFIARIKALETQGAARIVSKPHVMTLSNVEALLDTTSTFFVRVEGQEEVDLFDVSVGTTLRVTPHVYERDGRSQIKLRVNIQDGSTSDQEVDRIPVVENSTITTQAIVDVGQSLLIGGLVRESKSNGTSRVPVLGSIPILGALFRSQTKSSTRKERMFLITPRVTNSDFAGKRYEAPIFSGNEADIIQSAPARLDVTRKALSQLDEVYPAQSVLPRGSELATDNAVRADKFYPVLQPGVEQAPAAVPAQPRTLRDRLPPRQDTVEAEEGMQKVALQDDIQLPAQSAPAIETTAELIENGGDDGWQIVPSVPTVKIQSSGSAATISKASPSTKRSVPVDDDGWQEVTQ